In Bradyrhizobium lablabi, one DNA window encodes the following:
- the purH gene encoding bifunctional phosphoribosylaminoimidazolecarboxamide formyltransferase/IMP cyclohydrolase — MTDHPRRVTRALLSVSDKAGLIEFARGLSGHGVELVSTGGTAKAIAAAGLKVRDVSELTGFPEMMDGRVKTLHPKVHGGLLAIRDNAEHAQAMKSHGIAPIDLLVVNLYPFEATVDKGADFEACIENIDIGGPAMIRAAAKNHDDVAVVVEPQDYQSVLDELAANQGATTLSLRRRLAAKAYARTAAYDAAISNWFASELKMEAPDFRAFGGRLIQALRYGENPHQTAAFYRTPDKRPGVATARQLQGKELSYNNINDTDAAYECIAEFDPARTAACVIVKHANPCGVAEGPDLVTAYRKAFACDTQSPYGGIIAVNRTLDADAARVITEILTEVIIAPDATEEAIAIVAKRRNLRLLLAGSLPDPRAAGLTAKTVAGGLLVQSRDNAVADDLQLKTVTKRAPTDAELRDLRFAFRVAKHVKSNTIVYAKDLATVGIGAGQMSRVDSARIAARKAQDAADEAKLAQPMTRGSAVASDAFFPFADGLLVAIEAGATAVIQPGGSIRDDEVIKAADDAGIAMVFTGVRHFRH, encoded by the coding sequence ATGACCGACCATCCGCGCCGCGTAACCCGCGCTTTATTGTCCGTTTCCGACAAAGCCGGGCTGATCGAGTTCGCCCGGGGGCTTTCCGGCCACGGCGTCGAACTCGTCTCTACCGGCGGCACCGCGAAAGCGATTGCTGCGGCAGGCCTCAAGGTCAGGGATGTTTCGGAACTCACGGGTTTTCCGGAAATGATGGATGGGCGGGTGAAGACGCTGCATCCAAAGGTGCATGGCGGATTGCTCGCGATCCGCGACAACGCCGAACATGCGCAGGCGATGAAAAGCCACGGCATTGCGCCGATCGATCTTCTGGTGGTCAATCTCTATCCGTTCGAGGCAACCGTCGATAAGGGCGCTGATTTCGAAGCGTGTATCGAGAATATTGACATCGGCGGCCCGGCGATGATCCGCGCCGCGGCGAAGAACCATGATGACGTTGCCGTCGTGGTCGAGCCGCAGGATTATCAATCCGTGCTCGACGAGCTCGCCGCCAACCAGGGCGCGACCACGTTGTCGCTGCGCCGCCGTCTTGCGGCAAAAGCCTATGCGCGCACCGCCGCCTACGATGCCGCGATCTCGAATTGGTTTGCCAGCGAACTCAAAATGGAGGCGCCGGATTTCCGCGCCTTTGGCGGCCGGCTGATCCAGGCGCTGCGCTATGGGGAAAACCCGCACCAGACGGCCGCGTTCTATCGCACGCCCGACAAACGCCCGGGCGTCGCCACCGCGCGGCAATTGCAGGGCAAGGAACTGTCCTACAACAACATCAACGATACGGACGCGGCTTACGAATGCATCGCCGAGTTCGATCCCGCGCGTACCGCCGCCTGCGTCATCGTCAAGCACGCCAATCCCTGCGGTGTCGCCGAAGGTCCCGATCTCGTCACCGCCTATCGCAAGGCATTTGCCTGTGACACACAATCCCCTTATGGCGGAATCATCGCGGTCAATCGCACGCTCGATGCCGACGCCGCGCGCGTCATCACCGAAATCCTGACGGAAGTGATCATCGCGCCCGATGCGACGGAAGAGGCAATCGCGATCGTCGCCAAGCGAAGGAATCTCCGCCTGCTGCTCGCCGGCAGCCTGCCCGATCCGCGTGCGGCGGGGCTCACCGCAAAGACCGTCGCCGGTGGCTTACTCGTGCAGAGCCGCGACAACGCCGTGGCCGATGATTTGCAACTCAAGACGGTGACAAAACGCGCGCCGACCGACGCGGAACTCCGCGATCTCCGATTCGCGTTCCGCGTCGCCAAGCATGTCAAATCCAACACCATCGTCTACGCCAAGGATCTCGCCACCGTCGGGATCGGCGCGGGCCAAATGAGCCGGGTCGATTCCGCGCGGATCGCCGCGCGCAAGGCGCAGGATGCCGCCGATGAGGCCAAGCTCGCGCAGCCGATGACAAGAGGCTCGGCGGTGGCGTCGGACGCGTTCTTTCCGTTCGCCGATGGCCTCCTGGTCGCGATCGAAGCCGGCGCCACCGCGGTGATCCAGCCCGGCGGCTCGATTCGCGACGATGAAGTGATAAAGGCTGCCGACGACGCCGGCATCGCCATGGTATTCACCGGCGTCCGGCATTTCCGGCATTGA
- a CDS encoding aromatic ring-hydroxylating dioxygenase subunit alpha: MARPFPMNAWYAAAWDADIKHALFPRTICGKHVVMYRRADGQVSALEDACWHRLVPLSKGRLEDDSVVCGYHGLKYNSSGRCTFMPSQETINPSACVRAYPVVERHRFVWLWMGDPALADPALVPDMHWNDDPAWAGDGKTIHVKCDYRLVVDNLMDLTHETFVHGGSIGNDAVAEAPFDVVHGDKTVTVTRWMRGIEAPPFWAKQLQNSGAVDRWQIIHFQAPSTVNIDVGVAPAGTGAPEGDRSQGVNGFVLNTMTPETATTCHYFWAFVRNHHLTEQRLTTEIREGVAGIFGEDEVILEAQQRAIDENPDRVFYNLNIDAGAMWARRMIDRMIGREDSPPTLQAAE; this comes from the coding sequence ATGGCCCGACCCTTCCCGATGAATGCCTGGTACGCCGCCGCCTGGGATGCCGATATCAAGCACGCGCTGTTTCCGCGCACGATCTGCGGCAAGCACGTCGTGATGTACCGGCGGGCCGACGGACAAGTGAGCGCCCTGGAAGACGCCTGCTGGCATCGCCTGGTGCCGCTTTCAAAAGGCCGGCTCGAAGACGATAGCGTGGTCTGCGGCTATCACGGTCTAAAATATAATTCGTCCGGCCGCTGCACCTTCATGCCGTCGCAGGAGACCATCAATCCGTCGGCCTGCGTGCGCGCCTATCCGGTGGTCGAGCGCCATCGTTTTGTCTGGCTTTGGATGGGCGATCCCGCGCTGGCTGATCCTGCGCTCGTTCCCGACATGCACTGGAACGACGATCCTGCCTGGGCAGGCGACGGCAAGACCATTCACGTCAAATGCGATTATCGGCTAGTGGTCGATAATCTGATGGACCTGACGCATGAGACCTTTGTCCATGGCGGCAGCATCGGCAACGACGCCGTCGCGGAGGCGCCGTTCGATGTGGTTCATGGCGACAAGACCGTGACGGTGACGCGCTGGATGCGCGGCATCGAGGCGCCGCCGTTCTGGGCCAAGCAGCTGCAAAACTCCGGAGCGGTCGACCGCTGGCAGATCATTCATTTCCAGGCGCCCTCAACCGTCAATATCGATGTCGGCGTGGCGCCGGCCGGCACGGGTGCGCCGGAGGGCGATCGCTCGCAAGGCGTCAATGGCTTTGTGCTCAATACCATGACGCCGGAAACCGCGACGACGTGCCATTATTTCTGGGCCTTCGTGCGCAATCATCATCTGACCGAACAACGGCTGACCACCGAAATCCGCGAAGGGGTCGCGGGCATTTTCGGCGAAGACGAAGTCATTCTCGAAGCCCAGCAGCGCGCGATCGACGAGAATCCCGATCGCGTCTTCTACAATCTCAACATCGATGCCGGCGCGATGTGGGCGCGGCGCATGATCGATCGCATGATCGGCCGGGAAGACTCGCCCCCAACGCTGCAGGCGGCGGAGTGA
- a CDS encoding GntR family transcriptional regulator — translation MSERDPDRAVSQTVRAQLALRDLILSGRLRPGERISELGAVETTGVSRTPVRMALVRLEEEGLLEAIPSGGFMVKAFSERDILDSIELRGALEGLAARFAAERGVSARDLEPLKESLAELDQLVTQDPVSEEVFSSYVTMNARFHALLTELSRSAPLIRQIDRASALPFASPSGFVMAQSVLPEAHQILIIGQDHHRIVVDAIENREGARAEAVMREHARLAARNLRLALRNRTHLDLLPALALIRAPVAE, via the coding sequence ATGAGCGAACGCGACCCCGATCGCGCAGTGTCGCAAACCGTGCGCGCCCAGCTCGCGCTGCGCGACCTGATCCTTTCCGGCAGACTGCGGCCCGGCGAGCGGATTTCGGAGCTCGGCGCCGTCGAAACCACAGGCGTGTCGCGAACGCCGGTGCGCATGGCGTTGGTGCGGCTCGAGGAAGAAGGCCTCTTGGAAGCCATTCCGTCCGGCGGCTTCATGGTGAAGGCATTTTCCGAGCGCGACATCCTCGATTCCATCGAGCTGCGCGGGGCGCTTGAAGGTCTCGCCGCGAGATTCGCTGCCGAACGCGGCGTATCCGCACGCGATCTGGAGCCGCTGAAAGAAAGCCTTGCGGAACTGGACCAGTTGGTCACGCAGGACCCGGTTTCGGAGGAAGTGTTTTCGTCCTACGTCACGATGAACGCCCGCTTTCATGCCTTGCTGACGGAACTATCGCGGAGCGCCCCGCTGATCCGGCAGATCGACCGTGCCTCCGCACTGCCGTTCGCCTCTCCCAGCGGTTTTGTCATGGCGCAATCGGTGCTGCCGGAAGCGCATCAGATCCTGATCATCGGACAGGACCATCATCGCATCGTCGTCGACGCAATCGAAAACCGGGAAGGGGCGCGAGCCGAAGCGGTGATGCGCGAGCACGCCCGTCTTGCCGCACGAAACCTGCGGCTGGCGCTGCGCAACCGGACCCATCTCGATCTGTTGCCGGCGCTGGCGCTGATCCGCGCTCCGGTTGCCGAATAG
- a CDS encoding PDR/VanB family oxidoreductase, with protein sequence MRFATKWTTCRVHAIRDVAPAIREFVLRPEATSVENYAIGGHVNVGVLIDGRPETRSYSLVGDVSADGYRIAVRRAPDSRGGSRYMWSLQGGARIEVSSPASLLEIDWTRKSYCLIAGGIGITPIIGIAGALMRRNADVTLHYAVKSREDAAFLDELSKLLGDRLIVHASDEAKRIELDKTFARLPADALAIICGPMRLLEAARRNWTAAGRVPADLRYETFGSSGLLPTESFRVRIDHCAREIIVPENKSMLDALNEAGFEVMSDCQRGECGVCAIDVVAVEGQVDHRDVFFSEHQKQGNGKICPCVSRAVGAITVNTLYQRDAG encoded by the coding sequence ATGCGATTTGCAACGAAATGGACGACATGCAGGGTTCACGCGATCCGCGACGTCGCGCCGGCGATTCGCGAATTCGTGCTGCGGCCCGAGGCAACGAGCGTCGAAAACTACGCGATCGGCGGCCACGTCAATGTCGGCGTCTTGATTGATGGCCGTCCGGAGACGCGTTCTTATTCGCTGGTCGGCGATGTCAGCGCCGACGGCTACCGGATCGCGGTCCGGCGCGCGCCCGACAGCCGCGGCGGCTCGCGCTATATGTGGTCGCTGCAAGGAGGCGCGCGCATCGAGGTATCGAGCCCGGCTTCACTGCTCGAAATCGACTGGACGCGAAAATCCTATTGTCTGATTGCGGGCGGGATCGGCATTACGCCGATCATCGGCATTGCCGGGGCGTTGATGCGCCGGAACGCCGACGTGACGCTGCATTACGCCGTCAAGTCGCGAGAAGATGCCGCGTTTCTCGATGAGCTGTCGAAATTGCTCGGAGATCGCTTGATCGTCCATGCGAGCGACGAGGCCAAGCGGATAGAACTTGACAAAACCTTCGCCCGTCTGCCGGCGGATGCGTTAGCGATCATTTGCGGCCCGATGCGCCTGCTCGAAGCCGCCCGGCGCAACTGGACGGCCGCAGGACGCGTGCCGGCCGATTTGCGCTACGAGACGTTCGGCTCGAGCGGCCTTCTACCAACCGAATCGTTTCGCGTCCGGATCGATCATTGCGCCCGGGAGATCATCGTTCCCGAAAACAAATCGATGCTGGATGCCCTCAACGAGGCCGGCTTTGAGGTGATGTCGGACTGCCAGCGCGGCGAATGCGGGGTCTGCGCGATCGACGTCGTTGCCGTGGAGGGTCAAGTCGATCATCGCGACGTGTTCTTCAGCGAGCACCAGAAACAAGGCAACGGCAAGATCTGTCCCTGCGTCTCGCGTGCCGTCGGCGCGATTACGGTGAATACGCTCTATCAGCGCGACGCGGGTTAG
- a CDS encoding MFS transporter, with amino-acid sequence MAVIAPDARMAGMGETYPPRAAVISWIFFAWAAEPFFTLITTFVFAPYFATHVAANPASGQSLWGFATAAAGLTIALLSPVLGAIADASGRRKPWIAAFGAMLVIGASLMWFGRPGDASVIPPLLLVFAIATIGVEFAIVFNNAMMPTLVPPNKIGRLSGTGWATGYVGGILSLILVLGFLAASPDTGRTLFGFKPLFGLDPGTHQGDRITGPLTGIWFIIFALPMFLLTPDYPAKRPVTEALREGMVELRQTLGELPKQKSMAAFLLANMIYTDGLVSLFAFGGIYAAGTFGWDTIQIGTFGIILAIAGTFGAWLGGKLDDRLGPKRVIAGSQLILLFAIVAILLVDKESVLFVRVAPPAPGGALFASAAERAYLVLGCLIGAAGGPLQAASRTLLIRLAPRERIAQYFGLFALTGKVTSFVGPLLIGVITAITDSQKAGMAVLVLFFVAGLALLARVRD; translated from the coding sequence ATGGCGGTGATCGCTCCGGACGCGCGCATGGCTGGCATGGGAGAGACCTATCCTCCGCGCGCCGCCGTCATCAGCTGGATTTTCTTCGCGTGGGCGGCGGAGCCCTTTTTCACGCTGATCACGACCTTTGTGTTTGCGCCCTATTTTGCGACGCATGTCGCCGCCAATCCCGCGAGCGGACAGTCGCTGTGGGGCTTTGCGACTGCCGCGGCGGGATTGACGATCGCGCTGCTGTCGCCGGTCCTGGGCGCGATCGCGGACGCCAGCGGCCGCCGCAAGCCGTGGATCGCCGCGTTCGGTGCGATGCTGGTGATCGGCGCCTCGCTGATGTGGTTCGGCAGGCCCGGCGACGCCAGTGTGATTCCGCCGCTGCTGCTGGTCTTCGCGATCGCCACCATCGGCGTCGAATTCGCCATCGTCTTCAACAATGCGATGATGCCGACACTGGTGCCGCCAAACAAGATCGGCCGGTTGTCCGGCACCGGATGGGCCACCGGCTATGTCGGCGGCATCCTCAGCCTGATCCTGGTGCTCGGCTTTCTCGCGGCCAGTCCGGACACCGGCCGCACGCTGTTCGGATTCAAGCCGCTGTTCGGCCTCGATCCCGGCACCCATCAGGGCGACCGCATCACCGGTCCCCTGACCGGCATCTGGTTCATCATCTTCGCGCTGCCGATGTTTTTGCTGACGCCGGATTATCCCGCCAAGCGTCCGGTGACCGAAGCCCTGCGCGAGGGAATGGTCGAACTGCGGCAAACGCTCGGCGAATTGCCGAAGCAGAAATCGATGGCCGCGTTTCTGCTCGCCAACATGATCTACACCGATGGCCTGGTGTCGCTGTTCGCGTTCGGCGGCATCTACGCCGCCGGCACGTTTGGCTGGGACACGATTCAGATCGGCACCTTCGGCATCATCCTAGCCATCGCCGGCACCTTTGGCGCATGGCTTGGCGGCAAGCTCGACGACAGGCTCGGACCAAAGCGGGTGATCGCAGGAAGCCAGCTGATCCTGCTGTTTGCGATCGTCGCGATCCTGCTGGTGGACAAGGAGTCTGTCCTCTTCGTCAGGGTTGCCCCTCCCGCGCCGGGCGGCGCGCTGTTCGCAAGCGCCGCCGAGCGCGCCTATCTCGTGCTCGGGTGCCTGATCGGTGCCGCCGGCGGGCCGCTGCAGGCGGCGTCGCGCACGCTGCTGATCCGGTTGGCGCCGAGAGAACGCATCGCGCAATATTTTGGACTTTTTGCGCTGACCGGAAAGGTGACGTCGTTTGTCGGGCCGCTATTGATCGGGGTGATCACGGCCATCACCGACAGCCAGAAGGCCGGCATGGCGGTGCTGGTGCTGTTTTTCGTGGCGGGACTGGCGCTGTTGGCGCGGGTGCGGGACTAG
- the ggt gene encoding gamma-glutamyltransferase: MISFTAGKRRIVASLILFAAFWLPAAAQEQRRGVYTPPALETLHAVAAEHGMVVAQEKIAARIGAEVLRRGGNAVDAAVATGFAMAVTYPRAGNLGGGGFMMIHSAEHHEDVAIDYRETAPQATTPQIFLGPDGKPDTAKSRDSALGIGVPGTVAGLALALEKYGSGKFTLAELLQPAIDIARGGLVVTDDSADTLPDWFQRRMARFPASAKIFSRLDGTSLREGDKLVQTDLAATLSAIATQGPRGFYEGPVAEKLVKAVNDAGGIFSLDDLKSYQAVIRPPIRGNYRGYDIISMPQPSSGGVGLVETLNILEGFPMREMKQGTPASLHVMIEALKRAYADRARYLGDPAFVSAPIATLISKDYAAKQRASIDLDHATPWTDALSAMPPREGSNTTHFSVVDGLGNAVSNTYTLNFSYGLGLVAEGTGVLLNNELDDFTAAPGASNAFGLVGFEANLPGPGKRPLSSMAPTIVLKDGKPVLVTGTPGGSRIISIVMQVIVNMLDYDMDVAAAVAAPRLHHQWLPDEVRIEHGFSDDTLAALRAKGHRLIEPLGYSSANSIAVTANGLLGAPDPRTRGAEAAGQ, from the coding sequence ATGATCTCATTTACGGCCGGAAAACGCAGGATCGTTGCAAGTCTCATCCTCTTTGCCGCGTTTTGGCTACCGGCCGCAGCCCAGGAGCAGCGCCGCGGTGTCTACACCCCTCCCGCGCTTGAAACCCTTCATGCGGTTGCGGCCGAACATGGCATGGTGGTCGCGCAGGAAAAGATCGCGGCGCGGATCGGCGCTGAGGTGCTGCGGCGCGGCGGCAACGCCGTCGATGCCGCGGTGGCCACTGGATTCGCGATGGCCGTGACCTATCCGCGGGCGGGCAATCTCGGCGGCGGCGGTTTTATGATGATCCACTCCGCGGAGCATCACGAAGACGTCGCGATCGACTATCGCGAAACCGCGCCTCAGGCGACCACGCCGCAGATATTTCTGGGACCCGACGGCAAGCCCGATACCGCGAAGTCGCGCGATTCCGCGCTCGGCATCGGCGTCCCCGGCACGGTCGCGGGGTTAGCGCTGGCATTGGAGAAATATGGCTCGGGGAAATTTACCCTTGCCGAATTGCTGCAGCCGGCGATCGATATCGCGCGCGGCGGCCTCGTCGTCACCGACGACAGCGCCGACACGCTGCCGGATTGGTTTCAGCGGCGGATGGCGCGCTTTCCAGCATCGGCAAAAATCTTTTCCCGCCTCGATGGTACTTCGCTGCGCGAAGGCGACAAATTGGTCCAGACCGATCTGGCGGCGACCCTCTCGGCGATCGCGACGCAGGGGCCGCGCGGGTTTTACGAGGGGCCGGTCGCGGAAAAACTCGTGAAAGCGGTCAACGATGCCGGCGGCATTTTCTCCCTCGACGACCTCAAATCATATCAGGCCGTGATCCGCCCCCCGATCCGCGGCAATTATCGCGGCTATGACATCATCTCGATGCCGCAGCCGTCTTCCGGCGGCGTCGGGCTCGTCGAGACGCTAAATATCCTCGAAGGCTTTCCGATGCGCGAGATGAAGCAGGGCACCCCGGCGTCCCTGCACGTCATGATCGAAGCGCTGAAGCGCGCCTATGCCGACCGTGCGCGCTATCTCGGCGATCCCGCCTTTGTCAGCGCCCCGATCGCGACCCTGATCTCGAAGGACTATGCCGCAAAACAGCGCGCCAGCATCGACCTCGACCACGCGACGCCGTGGACCGATGCGCTGTCGGCGATGCCTCCGCGCGAGGGCTCGAACACCACGCATTTCTCGGTGGTCGATGGGTTAGGCAATGCGGTCAGCAACACCTATACGCTGAATTTCAGCTACGGCCTCGGCCTTGTCGCCGAAGGCACCGGCGTGCTGCTCAACAACGAACTCGACGATTTCACTGCGGCCCCCGGCGCATCTAACGCCTTTGGCCTGGTCGGTTTCGAGGCCAATCTGCCCGGCCCGGGAAAACGGCCATTGTCCTCGATGGCGCCGACCATCGTGCTGAAGGACGGCAAGCCGGTGCTGGTGACGGGTACGCCGGGTGGCAGCCGGATCATATCGATCGTGATGCAGGTCATCGTCAACATGCTCGATTACGACATGGATGTCGCCGCCGCGGTGGCGGCGCCCCGCCTGCACCATCAATGGCTGCCGGACGAAGTGCGGATCGAGCACGGTTTTAGCGATGACACGCTGGCCGCGCTGCGAGCAAAAGGTCATCGCCTGATCGAGCCGCTCGGCTATTCCTCGGCCAATTCGATCGCCGTGACCGCGAATGGATTGCTCGGCGCCCCCGATCCGCGGACCCGGGGTGCGGAAGCGGCGGGCCAATAG
- a CDS encoding MFS transporter — MSSTVEPSGAIETAPIEDTSLLAFYRDMNLPERRTFWACAAGWALDGMDFMIYPLVIGTIIAMWKVDPGTAGLAGTVTLLASAVGGWLGGYLADRIGRVKTLQFTILWFSFFSLVCAVVQNFDQLLIARALLGLGFGGEWAAGAVLMGEAIRPEFRGRAVGSVQSGWAVGWGLAVLSQAILFSYLPAEIAWRWMFAVGALPALLVFFLRRYVEEPAIAAATREKQAASGDQPALWEIFHGPILKTTILASLMATGCQGGYYAITFWVPRFLTTERKLSVVSSTGYLAALILGSFIGYLVGAWLADRIGRRNLFLTFSIGAIAVVLLYTQLPLTNEVLWLLGFPLGFFASGYFSGVGAFLTELYPTRLRGSGQGFCYNFGRGIGALFPFLVGALSNSTSLANAIAIFAVAAYGVFFLAAFALPETRGRVLHADT, encoded by the coding sequence ATGAGCAGCACCGTCGAACCTTCGGGCGCGATCGAAACAGCGCCGATCGAGGATACCAGCCTTCTCGCCTTCTATCGCGACATGAACCTGCCGGAGCGGCGGACGTTCTGGGCCTGCGCGGCGGGATGGGCGCTCGACGGCATGGATTTCATGATCTATCCGCTGGTCATCGGCACCATCATCGCAATGTGGAAGGTCGATCCCGGCACTGCCGGCCTCGCCGGCACCGTGACGCTGCTCGCTTCCGCCGTCGGCGGCTGGCTCGGCGGCTATCTCGCCGACCGCATCGGCCGGGTCAAAACACTGCAGTTCACGATCCTGTGGTTTTCATTCTTCTCGCTGGTCTGCGCGGTCGTGCAGAATTTCGATCAGCTCCTGATCGCCCGCGCGCTGCTGGGCTTAGGTTTTGGCGGCGAATGGGCGGCCGGCGCCGTGTTGATGGGCGAAGCGATCCGTCCGGAATTCCGCGGCCGCGCGGTCGGTTCGGTGCAATCGGGCTGGGCGGTCGGCTGGGGCCTTGCGGTATTGTCGCAAGCGATTTTGTTCTCCTATCTGCCGGCCGAGATCGCCTGGCGCTGGATGTTCGCGGTCGGCGCGCTGCCGGCGCTCCTGGTGTTCTTCCTGCGCCGCTATGTCGAAGAGCCTGCGATCGCCGCGGCGACGCGCGAAAAGCAGGCCGCATCGGGCGACCAGCCGGCGCTGTGGGAAATCTTCCATGGCCCCATCCTGAAAACCACGATCCTCGCCTCGCTGATGGCGACGGGATGCCAGGGCGGCTATTACGCCATTACGTTTTGGGTGCCGCGCTTTCTCACCACCGAACGCAAGCTCTCGGTGGTGTCTTCCACCGGCTACCTCGCGGCGCTGATTCTCGGATCGTTCATCGGCTACCTCGTCGGCGCCTGGCTCGCCGACCGTATCGGGCGGCGCAATTTGTTCCTGACCTTTTCGATCGGCGCCATCGCCGTGGTGCTGCTCTATACCCAATTGCCGCTGACCAACGAGGTGCTGTGGCTGCTTGGTTTCCCGCTCGGCTTCTTTGCGTCGGGCTATTTCTCCGGCGTCGGCGCGTTCCTCACCGAGCTTTATCCGACCAGACTGCGCGGCTCCGGGCAGGGCTTTTGCTACAATTTTGGCCGCGGCATCGGTGCGCTGTTCCCGTTCCTGGTCGGCGCGCTCTCGAATTCAACCTCGCTCGCCAACGCGATTGCGATTTTTGCCGTTGCCGCATACGGCGTGTTTTTCCTCGCCGCCTTTGCCTTGCCGGAAACGCGCGGACGGGTTCTGCATGCGGATACGTGA
- a CDS encoding SDR family oxidoreductase encodes MTTLKGKTLFVSGGSRGIGLAIALRAARDGANVAIAAKTAEPHPKLKGTIFTAADDIRAAGGKALPILCDIRDEAQVIAAIDKTVAEFGGIDICVNNASAISLTNSQATDMKRFDLMMGINTRGTFMVSKYCIPHLKKSQNPHILTLSPPLDIKAKWFEHSTAYTLAKFGMSLCVLGLAAEQKSAGIAVNALWPRTTIATAAVGNLLGGEAMMRASRTPEIMGDAAHVIFTKPSREFTGQFCIDDKVLYDSGVRDFEHYRVDASVPLMSDFFVPDDDVPPPGVAVMALPSVGEAQKSR; translated from the coding sequence ATGACCACCCTCAAAGGCAAGACGCTGTTCGTCTCCGGCGGCAGCCGCGGCATCGGGCTTGCGATCGCGTTGCGCGCGGCGCGCGACGGCGCCAATGTCGCGATCGCGGCAAAGACCGCCGAGCCGCATCCGAAACTCAAGGGCACCATCTTTACCGCCGCCGATGACATCCGCGCCGCCGGCGGCAAGGCGCTGCCGATCCTCTGCGACATCCGCGATGAAGCCCAGGTGATCGCGGCAATCGACAAGACCGTCGCCGAATTCGGCGGCATCGACATCTGCGTCAACAATGCCAGCGCCATCAGCCTGACCAACTCGCAAGCGACGGACATGAAGCGCTTCGACCTGATGATGGGCATCAACACCCGCGGCACCTTCATGGTGTCGAAATATTGTATCCCGCATCTGAAGAAATCGCAGAATCCGCACATCCTGACGCTGTCGCCGCCGCTCGACATCAAGGCAAAATGGTTCGAGCATTCCACCGCCTATACGCTGGCGAAATTCGGCATGAGCCTGTGCGTGCTGGGTCTTGCCGCCGAGCAGAAGTCTGCGGGCATTGCGGTCAACGCACTGTGGCCGCGCACCACCATTGCCACCGCCGCGGTCGGCAATCTCCTGGGCGGCGAGGCCATGATGCGCGCCAGCCGCACGCCCGAAATCATGGGCGATGCGGCCCATGTCATCTTCACCAAGCCGTCCCGCGAATTCACCGGCCAGTTCTGCATCGACGACAAGGTGCTCTACGACAGCGGCGTGCGCGATTTTGAACATTATCGCGTCGATGCCTCTGTACCCCTAATGTCGGATTTCTTCGTGCCCGACGACGATGTGCCGCCGCCCGGCGTCGCCGTGATGGCACTGCCTTCCGTCGGCGAGGCTCAGAAGTCGCGGTAG